One Malus sylvestris chromosome 14, drMalSylv7.2, whole genome shotgun sequence DNA segment encodes these proteins:
- the LOC126600710 gene encoding uncharacterized protein LOC126600710: MGCASSKLFKKEDNNGGGEYVINHVVSLTSSTYGVLNLEKGQQPTKDGVAESKRAAMKSSPPREDPEVINAWELMEGLEEGIPISNPTKKSPKSSALLRGFADFGSRTPFKLLSQIGSPMKSKRFGGKENNKERVVNVNVLGYSPKQVLKPNNGCENSCKKMLNWSPGVKGSPVAVKRQSFGSDLSRRRSLSPLFDPELVASYEKEMSEEEEQIKRMVPLSPKPRKLRISSKDSESMLQLFKKKCPPGGENAVVVYTTTLRGIRKTFEDCNNLRSIVESHLVHVLERDISMDSGFKEEIRRLMGTKEVKVPLVFVKGRLIGGADEVVKLEEEGKLGILFDGIPRAVIGCQGCAGMRFVMCMVCNGSCKVLDEVKKKMVKCGECNENGLIHCPLCCC; the protein is encoded by the coding sequence ATGGGCTGCGCTTCATCGAAACTGTTCAAGAAAGAAGATAACAATGGCGGCGGCGAATACGTCATCAACCACGTCGTCTCTCTCACTTCCAGCACTTACGGCGTTCTGAACCTCGAAAAAGGCCAACAACCCACCAAAGACGGCGTTGCGGAGAGCAAGAGGGCCGCGATGAAATCATCGCCGCCCCGGGAAGATCCGGAGGTTATCAACGCCTGGGAACTCATGGAGGGGCTCGAAGAAGGAATACCCATCTCGAATCCGACGAAGAAGAGCCCGAAATCGAGTGCGCTACTTCGAGGGTTTGCAGATTTCGGTTCGAGGACTCCGTTCAAGTTGTTGAGTCAGATCGGGTCGCCGATGAAATCGAAGCGATTTGGAGGGAAGGAGAATAATAAAGAGAGAGTGGTGAATGTTAATGTGTTGGGTTATAGCCCGAAACAGGTTCTGAAACCTAACAATGGCTGCGAAAATTCGTGTAAGAAGATGTTGAATTGGAGCCCTGGAGTAAAAGGGTCGCCCGTTGCGGTAAAAAGGCAGAGCTTTGGCAGCGATTTGTCGCGACGGAGGAGTTTAAGTCCCCTGTTTGATCCGGAACTGGTTGCATCTTACGAGAAGGAAATGTCTGAGGAGGAAGAGCAGATCAAGAGGATGGTTCCGCTGTCACCAAAGCCCCGTAAATTGAGAATTTCTTCCAAGGATTCGGAGTCTATGCTGCAATTATTCAAGAAAAAATGCCCACCGGGCGGCGAGAATGCAGTTGTTGTGTACACAACTACACTGAGAGGAATTAGGAAGACTTTTGAGGATTGCAACAATTTGAGGTCCATTGTGGAGTCACACCTCGTTCATGTTCTCGAGCGTGATATATCGATGGATTCTGGTTTTAAGGAGGAGATAAGGAGGCTAATGGGGACCAAGGAGGTTAAAGTTCCACTTGTATTTGTGAAGGGGAGGCTGATTGGTGGCGCCGACGAGGTGGTGAAGTTGGAGGAGGAAGGGAAGCTTGGGATTCTGTTTGATGGGATTCCGAGGGCGGTCATCGGATGCCAAGGCTGTGCCGGAATGAGATTTGTGATGTGCATGGTTTGCAATGGAAGCTGCAAAGTTTTGGATGAGGTGAAAAAGAAGATGGTGAAATGCGGCGAGTGCAATGAGAACGGTTTGATTCACTGTCCACTTTGTTGCTGCTAA
- the LOC126600712 gene encoding F-box/kelch-repeat protein At1g57790-like: protein MAGRKRKLKSLAETITNSNRKASKMKKDKLELQTWSDLPAELLELIVSTLTLRDNIRVSVVCKRWHSAAISVRVVNQSPLLMYFPRFGDLYEFYDPSQRKIYSLELPELTGSRICYTKDGWLLLYRPRSHRVFFFNPFNRKIIKVPRFELTYQIVAFSCAPTSASCILFTVKHISPTVVAISTCRPGEREWTTVNFQNRLPFVSSIWNKLVFCNGLFYCLSLTGWLGVFNPEERTWSVLAVPPPKCPENFFAKNWWKGKFMAEHEGNILVIYTCSSENPIIFKLDQMNMVWEEMMTLDGLTLFASFLSSHSRIDLPGIMRNSVYFSKVRFYGRCCISYSLDSCRYHPRKECHDWGEQDPFKKIWIEAPQDFSTLNW, encoded by the exons ATGGCCGGAAGAAAGAGGAAGCTGAAATC GTTAGCTGAAACAATCACAAATAGTAACAGAAAAGCAAGCAAGATGAAAAAGGATAAACTGGAGCTGCAGACTTGGTCTGACCTTCCTGCCGAACTTTTGGAACTCATTGTGTCTACTTTAACTCTGCGGGATAACATTCGCGTATCTGTTGTATGCAAGAGATGGCACTCAGCTGCCATTTCTGTGCGGGTGGTCAACCAATCACCACTGCTTATGTACTTTCCCAGATTTGGTGACCTATATGAATTCTATGATCCATCGCAGCGCAAAATCTACTCCTTGGAGTTACCTGAGCTGACTGGGTCTAGGATTTGCTACACTAAAGACGGTTGGCTACTGTTATACAGACCTAGATCTCACCGCGTGTTCTTCTTTAATCCCTTCAATCGCAAGATAATAAAGGTACCAAGATTCGAGTTGACTTATCAGATAGTTGCATTCTCTTGTGCCCCAACTTCTGCCAGCTGCATACTGTTTACGGTGAAACACATCAGCCCCACAGTTGTTGCTATTAGCACTTGTCGTCCTGGGGAAAGAGAGTGGACTACTGTTAATTTCCAAAACCGGTTGCCCTTTGTGAGTAGCATTTGGAACAAGCTTGTTTTCTGCAACGGACTCTTTTATTGTCTGAGCCTCACCGGTTGGCTAGGGGTATTCAACCCCGAAGAACGCACTTGGAGTGTTCTTGCCGTTCCTCCACCCAAGTGCCCGGAGAACTTTTTTGCCAAAAATTGGTGGAAAGGTAAGTTTATGGCTGAGCATGAGGGAAACATATTAGTTATATATACATGTTCAAGTGAAAACCCGATTATATTTAAGCTGGATCAGATGAACATGGTTTGGGAAGAAATGATGACCCTCGATGGCCTGACACTGTTTGCGAGTTTCTTGTCATCTCATTCAAGAATTGACCTGCCTGGAATCATGAGAAACAGCGTCTACTTCTCGAAAGTTCGTTTCTACGGAAGGTGTTGCATATCCTACTCCCTCGACTCTTGTAGATACCATCCTCGCAAGGAGTGTCATGACTGGGGAGAGCAAGATCCTTTTAAGAAGATTTGGATTGAAGCACCTCAAGACTTCTCAACCTTAAATTGGTGA